The Gardnerella leopoldii genomic interval ATCCCAGTTGCTGGATCTGCTTATACGTTTACATATACTACAGTTGGTGAGCTTATTGCTTGGATTATTGGCTGGGATATGATCCTAGAAATGCTGATGGCTGGCTCAGTAATTGCAAAGTATTGGGGCGTTTATCTTAACGATTTAATGAAGCTTTTCGGTTTGAATATGACCACCAGTTTTAACGTAGGTGGTTTCACTATTGATGTTGCTCCAATTATAATTGTTGCATTCTTTACAACTATGCTTGTCCTTGGAACTAAGCTTTCTGCACGCTTCGACGGCGCTTTAACAATCTTGAAGATTGGTATCGTTCTGTTCGTGGTTGTTGTGGGCTTCTTCTACATTAAAGCTTCCAACTTTACGCCATTTGTGCCACCTGCAACCGACGCTGCAAGTGTAAAGGGAATAGAAGTTTCTGGCGTTATGAGCCAGCCTCTGTGGCAGTGGATAACAGGCATGCAGCCAGCTGTTTATGGCGTTCCAGGTATTCTTTCCGGCGCGGCCCTCGTGTTCTTCGCGTTTATTGGTTTTGACGTTGTGGCAACCACAGCAGAAGAAACTAAGGATCCACACAAGAACATTCCACGAGGCATTGGTCTTGGATTGTTTATTGTTACTGTTCTTTACATCCTCGTCGCAGTCGTAACAACTGGTATGGTTTCCTATAAGGATTTGGCAAAGCAAGCCGCTCCTTCGCTTTCTACAAGCTTCGAACTTGTGGGTGCTACTTGGGCTGCAAAGATTATTTCCCTCGGTATTGTTATTGGTTTGACAACCGTTGTGATGGTGCTTTTGCTCGGTCTTACGCGCATTATCTTCGCTGTGAGCCGCGATGGCTTGCTTCCACGTAGCTTCTCTAAGGTAAGCAAGCGTGGTATTCCTGCAAGACTTCAGATTGTTGCTGGTATTGTTGTGGCAGTCGTTGCTTCCACTCTCGATATTGGCATTCTTTCCGACATGGTGAACATTGGTACGCTTTCTGCATTCCTGCTTGTTTCTGCTGGCGTGCCGATTATGCGTATGCGCAGACCAGATTTGCACCGTTCATTTAGCGTTCCTGGTAATCCATGGCTTCCGCTGTTTGCAGCACTTTCTACATTCTGGCTCATGCTTAACTTGTCTGTGCTTACGTGGATTCGTTTTGCAGTGTGGCTAGCAATTGGTTTTGCGGTGTACTTCGGTTACTCTTACCGCAATTCTTTGCTTGGCAGGCAGTTGCGTAAAGCTAAGCAGCTCGGTGTTCCGGTTGAAACTTTGTTTGCTCAAGATGCCGCTGCTGCAGCGAAGGTAGCTGAAGGAGAAACAGAGGAGCAGGCTCGTGCAGAAGTTCAAGCTGAGGCGTCTGCTGCGGCCTCGCAAAATAATCAAAATTAATAAATTATTTATTTAGCAAGAAGTCGGCATACGATTATATTCGCATGCCGACTTCTTGTGTTATAGACTTTTCAAAAATGTTCTATAATAGAAAAGTTGCATAAAAGCAGAAAGGAGGGCGTTATGCCATATGTAATCGCAGAGCCTTGCGTTGATGTAAAAGATAAAGCGTGTGTAGATGAATGCCCTGTAGACTGCATTTATGAAGGCGATCGAACGCTTTATATTAACCCGAACGAGTGTGTGGATTGTGGAGCTTGCGAACCGGCTTGCCCAGTAGAAGCTATTTTTTATGAAGATGATTTGCCAGAAGGCTGGGAGTGGTATCGCGATGCTGCGGTTGATTATTTCGACAAGCTCGGAGATTTGGGAGGAGCTACAGATGCTGGAGCTTCCGGATGGGATGAAGCTCGCGTTGCAGCCTTGCCTCCGCGTTCAGATAAAGCAAGTAATTAATCATTTGAAAAAGTATTGTTTAATGTGGCGCGAGTTCATAATCCAATATGAGCTGCGTTGTTGCCGTATTTTTTGCGAACGGCATCTAAAGCGTGTTCTGCGTGACGCAATCTAGTATTTTTATTCATTGCGGACATGCTGTTTTGTGTAGGATTTTTAGATTCGCGAGTATTTTCCTCCAGAATATCGTTTAGAGAAGGCTGAAGTGAAACCTTATTTGTTGGCACAAGATTATTCGCTGTAACACCAGCTAAACGAACTGGGCTTAAAAGCTTTGTATTATTGCCTCCAAGAATGTAATTATGCACAGTTGGATTAGCTTTAGAAAGCAAAACAACGACATGCTCGTAAAACTCGTGTGTTGAATCAGTTGCGTTTTGCAAAGTAGAAGATCTAGTAACATAATGCAAGTCGCCAAAGCGTAGTTTTAACGTTATAGTGCGTGCCATAAGTTTTCTGTTTCGCAACTGTTGAGTTACTTCGCTGCAGCATTGCTGTAGTAATTGTTTAACAGCATTCTCGTCCGTGGTATCTGTATCAAGAGTTCGCTCACTTCCAATGGATTTTTCAGGGGTATGTGCAGTCACAGTGCGCTCGTCTATGCCCCTAACTGATTGATATATCATTCTTGCTAAGATTTGCGAACCTGTTATGCGAGTAAGCGTTGCTTCGTCAACATTTTTAAGCGACGTAACAGTAGATAAGCCCCAATCCTCAAGCTTATGTATTAAAGATGAGCCAATTCCTGGTATTGCGCGCAATGGCATTATTGATACAAAATCTTCATTGCATTTTTGCGGAATAAGAAGCATTCCATTAGGTTTTGCATTAGTGGAAGCCATTTTTGCAATAAGTTTATTGTTAGCAATACCAACTGAACATGTGATATGATACTTTTCAAATACTTCTTTTCGTACCCAAGTTCCAATATTTACAGGCGATTTCCACTGTAATAAAGCCGATTTAACATTCATATAGCATTCGTCAACAGAAACTTTTTCAACTTGATTAGTAATATGCAAAAAAATATTTTCAAAAATACTTTTGGAAACGCTTGAATAATAAGGAATGTCAACTGGCAAGAAAACTCCTTGTGGACAAAGATTTCTAGCTTTAACAACGGGCATGGCGGAATTAACGCCGTAAGCGCGCGCTTCGTAGCTTGCTGCAGAAACAACAGCACGATTGCCTGTGCCAATAATAAGCGGCTTTCCTTTAAGCTCCGGATGTCTTGCAACTTCTAAAGAAGCATAAAATGCATCCATGTCGACGTGAAGTATGTTACAACCTGAGGTGTCGTGCCCCCAATCACGTTTCGCTGCTTGTACTCTCGGTGCTGTACTCATAAGTTTATAATAGAACAAACGTTCGATTTTATGGAAAAAATTTGTGGATTAAACTAATGTTTTTGTAAAAAAGCGTATGTCGGATCAATATTCATGTAGGGTTGTTGCTATGAAGCAATTTGTCGTCAATCTTTTACATCGCATGCCTGTGCTGCTTATTATCGTCATTGAGGCTTCAATGGTGTATACAGCAACTTCTGTTGCAAAAGTAGCTTTTAGCCAATTGGATCCTCTGTATGCAGTGTGGTATCGAGTAGGATTTATGGCATTGTTGCTTTTGGCTTGGAGAAGACCATTTTCTCGCAGCAAACGTAGTCTTTTACCAAAAACGCTACGAGAATGGGGGATTGTTGCAGCTGTTGGCGTGTCGTTAGTTGCTATGAACACTATGTTCTATGTTGCTATTAGTTGCATGGCTGTTGGCGTTGCGGTAACCATAGAATTCATAGGCCCCTTGCTTGTAGCTGTTATTACAGGTCATGAATGGCGAGAGCGTGTGGGAATTGTGATTGCTGTTTGTGGCATTATGCTGTTAGCTAGTGCTTCTATACATAGTTCAGTAAGCCCACATTTTCTAATTGGGTTATTCGCCATTCTTGTTGGCGGTTCAATGTGGGGCCTATATATTGTTTCAGGTCGCATGTTGGCAAAAAGTTCACACGCTATTGATCGTGTAAGTGTTGCAGCTCTTATTGGTTGGCTGCTGCAGTCTGTTGTTCTTGCTGTTCCTGCAGTGCAGCATGTTATTTCGCCTAAACCAGAAGCTACTTGGGCTGCTCGCCCTGGTGGTTCTTTTGCTTTACTTGCGTTAATGTTGGTTATTGCAATATGCGCTTCTTTCTTCCCAACTTTGCTTGATCAGGTTTTATTGAAACGTGTTACTTCTGCAAAATACTCTGTTATGCAAGCGTTGTATCCTGCGATCGCGGTTATTATTGGAATGGGATTTGGTGAAATTCCAACATTGACTGATATTGCAGGAATAATTCTTGTTATGTTTGCTGTAGTCGTAACGTTTTCTGGAGATCATAATCCTGTGTAGCACTGGATATTGTTATATTAATGTTATCTTAAAGTGTGTCGCCAAGCTTGTTTACAGTCCTTAAGAGGTGCTATAGTGTCAATCTGTTGCTGTTATGTACAGTAAACAAGTGGAGTCATGCCTGAGTGGCCGATAGGGGCACCCTGCTAAGGTGTTAGTCGTGTAAGCGGCTCGAGAGTTCGAATCTCTCTGACTCCGCGGGTTACTCCGGATTGCTTTTCGCGGTCCGGAGTTTTTGTTTTTGTTTTATCAATTACGTATAGAAAACGTGCAGTATGCAATTAAAATACGCTTATTTTACACTTTAGAAATAAAAAATAATATATCAAAAGAAGAAATTGTGGATTTGTGAATAGCTCCGTAATTTTACTCAAGCTTTTAACCACAATAGTAAAAAAATATTTACTCATACTTTCTTTAAGCTCATAGTTGACTCATGAATGCTTATTAAAAGTGTTCAAAATAATATTTAAAGGGTTGGGCTAAAGGAGATTTTTATGAAAAAGTATGGAGGGAAGCATAATAGTGCTCGTAGCGATAACAATATGCGCGCTAGTATGAAACGTAAAACTATTCGTAGTCTGTCAGCATTTTTTGCTTCTATTTTTGTAATTCCTGCTATATTCTGCACGCAGTCAGCTTTAGGTTATTATGATGAACCTGGTGTATTTTATAAGGTTTCAGACAAAATAGAATGGCTTAAAGATCATACTCTTCGCACAAAGCTTGGTCCTACACCAAGTTATTGGGGCAAGAAACATATATCTTATTGTATTGAATCAAGTGTAGATTTTGGTCGCTCATCAGGTGATTGGAAGCAAGAACTCGACAAAGATTATCGCATTGCTGCAGAAATGATAAAAACTTCTAGTAATAATGACGATTTGCTTACTCAAACATCTATAGCTTTCGCAATGCACGATCATTTTGATCTTAAAAAAGATGAGTGGAAAAGAGCTGTAGATAATGGTTTTGAAAAAATCTCTACTGAGGATTTGAAAAAAACATCTAAGAAATTGTGGGAAGAAGCCGAAAATAATACTCCTATGAACTTAGAAGTTAATCAAGAGTATACTTCAGGAAAGCATGCTGGAGTTGTGCATGTAAGGGTGAAAAATATCAAGGGCTATGCTCTTAAAGATGTTCCTATTAGGCTTGAATCTGAAGATGCTTTAGTTGAGTTTAATGATGGTAAACAATCTGTTGAATTAAAGTCCAAAGATGAAGTAGTGAATATTCCTTGGAGTTCTAAGAGAAATGGTACTGCCATCGTTAAAATTGGATTTTTAGCTCCTAAAGCTGAAAGATATTATTCACCTGAATATCAAGACGAGATACGTTCCATAAACGATGCTGAATATAGTGAAAAACTTGCTTTCGGAGTAAAAGACAGTTTCCAGCCGACTCTTACTTCAAAAGTTGCAAAACATGAGCTGCATGTGGGCGAGAAGGTTGATAGCACAGTAACCAGTGGAGTGTTGGCAAAAGATAGTTGGTTAAATGGAGTTACTTTGCGTGCCCAAGGATATTATTTCGTTGGATCTGCTAAAGATATTTTGCAAATTAGGCAACGTAACAATGGCGAATCTGCAGTTCAATACCTGAAACGTATTAGAGCTTTGCCAGATTTGCGACAGGTTGCTGCAGCAAAAGCTGACTTTTCTAAAGCTAACGAAAGTGTGAATGCTAAGGCTAAACGCGCAAATGGCGATATTAGTGCATCAGATTTGAAGGAAGCTGAAGATTACAAAGTCGCTGATAATGAAGCTGGTCTTTTTGGCACATGGGTTTGGATTATTTCTCGTGATGCGCAGAAAAAAGAAGATGCAGATAAATTAGATGATGAAGTTGTGAAAGTATTTGGTTCTGCAGATTCTACTTCTGTATACCAAGCAACTATAAGTTCTGATGTTGTTACAAAGCAGAAAATTGTTGGTATTGGCACAGAAATTGTTAGTGAAATCACTGTAAGAGGTCTTCCGGAAACATATGGATCGTTTAAAGGTAATGAAACATATGGTTTTAATGCCGACAAGAAGGCACACATTCGCGTTTGGTGGGCTGGAGAAGGCAGTGAAAAAAGCACTAAAAAAGATAATGAAAAATATATGCCGGGATCTAAAGGTGAAGCAGCCGAGCAAGAGCCAAAAGAAGATGCGCATCATCATTTAATTGATAATTGGGAGGTTCCAGCAGTAAATGGAGTTTATAAGGTTGGTAATGGAAGCATTA includes:
- a CDS encoding APC family permease, which translates into the protein MQIWRKKSVEQTIAETMDGERHLKRTLNAWDLAVMGVAVAVGAGIFSVGAQAAAFHAGPAVIISFIIAGIVCGSAAMCYAEFASMIPVAGSAYTFTYTTVGELIAWIIGWDMILEMLMAGSVIAKYWGVYLNDLMKLFGLNMTTSFNVGGFTIDVAPIIIVAFFTTMLVLGTKLSARFDGALTILKIGIVLFVVVVGFFYIKASNFTPFVPPATDAASVKGIEVSGVMSQPLWQWITGMQPAVYGVPGILSGAALVFFAFIGFDVVATTAEETKDPHKNIPRGIGLGLFIVTVLYILVAVVTTGMVSYKDLAKQAAPSLSTSFELVGATWAAKIISLGIVIGLTTVVMVLLLGLTRIIFAVSRDGLLPRSFSKVSKRGIPARLQIVAGIVVAVVASTLDIGILSDMVNIGTLSAFLLVSAGVPIMRMRRPDLHRSFSVPGNPWLPLFAALSTFWLMLNLSVLTWIRFAVWLAIGFAVYFGYSYRNSLLGRQLRKAKQLGVPVETLFAQDAAAAAKVAEGETEEQARAEVQAEASAAASQNNQN
- the fdxA gene encoding ferredoxin, whose translation is MPYVIAEPCVDVKDKACVDECPVDCIYEGDRTLYINPNECVDCGACEPACPVEAIFYEDDLPEGWEWYRDAAVDYFDKLGDLGGATDAGASGWDEARVAALPPRSDKASN
- the dinB gene encoding DNA polymerase IV — encoded protein: MSTAPRVQAAKRDWGHDTSGCNILHVDMDAFYASLEVARHPELKGKPLIIGTGNRAVVSAASYEARAYGVNSAMPVVKARNLCPQGVFLPVDIPYYSSVSKSIFENIFLHITNQVEKVSVDECYMNVKSALLQWKSPVNIGTWVRKEVFEKYHITCSVGIANNKLIAKMASTNAKPNGMLLIPQKCNEDFVSIMPLRAIPGIGSSLIHKLEDWGLSTVTSLKNVDEATLTRITGSQILARMIYQSVRGIDERTVTAHTPEKSIGSERTLDTDTTDENAVKQLLQQCCSEVTQQLRNRKLMARTITLKLRFGDLHYVTRSSTLQNATDSTHEFYEHVVVLLSKANPTVHNYILGGNNTKLLSPVRLAGVTANNLVPTNKVSLQPSLNDILEENTRESKNPTQNSMSAMNKNTRLRHAEHALDAVRKKYGNNAAHIGL
- a CDS encoding EamA family transporter, yielding MKQFVVNLLHRMPVLLIIVIEASMVYTATSVAKVAFSQLDPLYAVWYRVGFMALLLLAWRRPFSRSKRSLLPKTLREWGIVAAVGVSLVAMNTMFYVAISCMAVGVAVTIEFIGPLLVAVITGHEWRERVGIVIAVCGIMLLASASIHSSVSPHFLIGLFAILVGGSMWGLYIVSGRMLAKSSHAIDRVSVAALIGWLLQSVVLAVPAVQHVISPKPEATWAARPGGSFALLALMLVIAICASFFPTLLDQVLLKRVTSAKYSVMQALYPAIAVIIGMGFGEIPTLTDIAGIILVMFAVVVTFSGDHNPV
- a CDS encoding peptidase, whose amino-acid sequence is MKKYGGKHNSARSDNNMRASMKRKTIRSLSAFFASIFVIPAIFCTQSALGYYDEPGVFYKVSDKIEWLKDHTLRTKLGPTPSYWGKKHISYCIESSVDFGRSSGDWKQELDKDYRIAAEMIKTSSNNDDLLTQTSIAFAMHDHFDLKKDEWKRAVDNGFEKISTEDLKKTSKKLWEEAENNTPMNLEVNQEYTSGKHAGVVHVRVKNIKGYALKDVPIRLESEDALVEFNDGKQSVELKSKDEVVNIPWSSKRNGTAIVKIGFLAPKAERYYSPEYQDEIRSINDAEYSEKLAFGVKDSFQPTLTSKVAKHELHVGEKVDSTVTSGVLAKDSWLNGVTLRAQGYYFVGSAKDILQIRQRNNGESAVQYLKRIRALPDLRQVAAAKADFSKANESVNAKAKRANGDISASDLKEAEDYKVADNEAGLFGTWVWIISRDAQKKEDADKLDDEVVKVFGSADSTSVYQATISSDVVTKQKIVGIGTEIVSEITVRGLPETYGSFKGNETYGFNADKKAHIRVWWAGEGSEKSTKKDNEKYMPGSKGEAAEQEPKEDAHHHLIDNWEVPAVNGVYKVGNGSITMRPIAGVNKSSSDPKVLKDNVHIRANKNSESGWYVFVYDFPGSSRALAHKSAYNGLWSRALVEPNVLTTPVSVTTRVSDEKVKAGEKFHDNARITGTLPKGSYVVFSAYEYEDGKENKSDCDGAKCNDAKNGDAKNSETKNSGTKNSNSETKETKEAKETKEAKETKETKETAISVEIEKKMPQSRVNITDKQAEESKKSSISVSSADITLDHEGTIYWKAEVYDAQGNPLATHVLGVEGETVQVSGGEDRSKNDKNDGDDEHDANDEKNEETLSNETDEKNSNENKENGKESKEKVEENHSKTGSDETVNSDDLTDSKNDGNDHTSNQHVGTNSNENASKNYANQSNTIPTSLAVTGASSVTVILLAVIMLTFASGLSLGRFSAIVPKHGRMSTGARHSEIPPMRRRLVQ